In Mycolicibacterium phocaicum, one DNA window encodes the following:
- a CDS encoding mammalian cell entry protein yields the protein MNRLLAALGALLAVAVVALGALGGSEYWKHVQLAGEQATAEELPDLAKSQIPQILGYEYSSVQRSTTQALTLMTPAFRKRYEELTAKNNIFNDAVKRKLISQVNVVGAGMISSHRDSGSVLAFVNRVITDERKQPNYEGSRLKVDYRKIDGKWLIDEMTPIF from the coding sequence ATGAACCGATTGCTGGCAGCCCTCGGCGCACTGTTGGCGGTCGCCGTGGTGGCGCTCGGCGCGCTCGGCGGCTCGGAGTACTGGAAGCACGTGCAGCTCGCGGGCGAGCAGGCGACGGCGGAGGAACTGCCGGACCTGGCCAAGTCCCAGATCCCACAGATTCTCGGCTACGAGTACAGCAGCGTGCAGCGCAGCACCACGCAGGCGCTGACGTTGATGACGCCCGCGTTCCGCAAGCGTTATGAGGAACTGACTGCGAAGAACAACATCTTCAACGACGCCGTGAAGCGCAAGCTGATCAGTCAGGTGAATGTGGTTGGCGCGGGGATGATCTCGTCGCACCGCGACTCCGGCTCGGTGCTGGCGTTCGTCAACCGGGTCATCACCGATGAGCGCAAGCAACCCAACTATGAGGGCAGTCGGCTGAAGGTCGACTACCGCAAGATCGACGGCAAGTGGTTGATCGACGAGATGACGCCGATCTTCTGA
- a CDS encoding response regulator — MTDVDVLLVDDQELVRSGLRRILRRKDGFSIVGECADGDEVPREVLRCRPDVVVMDLRMKRVSGVDAIRALRAGGGPPALALTTFDDDDLLSAALRAGASGFVLKDSPAEELIRAVHAVARGEAYLDPAVTARVLNGYRRAPGAPSDDVADRLTARELDVLQLIGSGATNAEIAGRLVISEVTVKSHIGRIFTKLDLRDRAAAIVYAYDHGVVAPK, encoded by the coding sequence ATGACTGACGTTGACGTCCTGCTGGTCGACGATCAGGAGCTCGTCCGCTCGGGCCTGCGCCGGATCCTGCGCCGCAAGGACGGCTTCTCGATCGTCGGTGAATGCGCCGACGGCGACGAGGTGCCGCGCGAAGTGCTCCGGTGCCGCCCCGATGTGGTGGTGATGGACCTGCGGATGAAGCGCGTCAGCGGCGTCGACGCGATCCGCGCGCTGCGCGCCGGCGGCGGCCCACCGGCCTTGGCGCTCACCACGTTCGACGACGACGACCTGCTGTCCGCGGCGCTGCGCGCCGGGGCGTCGGGCTTCGTCCTCAAGGACTCACCGGCCGAGGAACTGATCCGAGCCGTGCACGCCGTCGCACGCGGCGAAGCATACCTCGACCCGGCCGTCACCGCGCGCGTGCTGAACGGCTACCGGCGCGCGCCCGGCGCCCCGTCGGACGACGTCGCCGACCGGCTGACCGCCCGCGAACTCGATGTGCTGCAGCTGATCGGATCGGGCGCGACCAACGCCGAGATCGCCGGCCGGCTGGTCATCTCGGAGGTGACGGTGAAGAGTCACATCGGGCGGATCTTCACCAAGCTGGACCTACGGGACCGTGCGGCCGCGATCGTCTACGCCTACGACCACGGCGTGGTCGCGCCGAAGTAG
- a CDS encoding mammalian cell entry protein: MSDQPAATDETSEPRVSRVRRRASRPAGSAGSAEASTLLDVAIPSTASKTAPPSGTTTSARPAIQAPRRQPHRFLVAAIGLAVVAVLVAALAGGTWFLWHGNGQVEATQDRDQRFVDTAKQTVVNMFSYTQNTVDQSVNRFINGIGPGPLRDMMNQSNNAENLKYLFKQTQANSEAVITAAALESVDNTSNIAKVLVTVRVTLADMNGVNQPSTPYRQRVFIREDDSGHMSAYDIKYPDGGN, translated from the coding sequence ATGAGTGACCAACCGGCTGCGACGGACGAGACGTCGGAGCCGCGGGTGAGCCGCGTGCGCCGGCGGGCTTCGCGGCCCGCCGGCAGCGCCGGTTCCGCAGAGGCTTCAACGCTGCTCGACGTGGCGATTCCGTCGACCGCGAGCAAAACGGCACCACCGTCGGGAACCACCACGTCGGCACGGCCGGCGATCCAGGCCCCGCGGCGGCAGCCGCACCGGTTCCTGGTCGCGGCCATCGGTCTGGCGGTCGTCGCCGTGCTGGTGGCGGCGCTGGCCGGCGGTACGTGGTTCCTCTGGCATGGCAATGGGCAGGTCGAGGCGACGCAGGACCGCGATCAGCGGTTCGTGGACACCGCGAAGCAGACCGTGGTCAACATGTTCAGTTACACGCAGAACACGGTCGACCAGAGCGTCAACCGCTTCATCAATGGCATCGGCCCCGGCCCGCTGCGCGACATGATGAACCAGAGCAACAACGCCGAGAACCTGAAGTACCTGTTCAAGCAGACGCAGGCCAACTCGGAAGCGGTCATCACCGCGGCGGCGCTGGAGAGCGTCGACAACACCTCGAACATCGCGAAGGTGCTGGTGACGGTCCGGGTGACCCTGGCCGACATGAACGGGGTGAACCAGCCGTCGACTCCGTACCGGCAGCGGGTGTTCATCCGGGAGGACGACAGCGGTCACATGAGCGCGTACGACATCAAGTACCCGGACGGGGGCAACTGA
- a CDS encoding MCE family protein, with the protein MRAVVKVLAIGSSAVVLAGCQFGGLNSLDMPGTQGHGAGSYTITVQLPDVATLPQNSPVMVNDVTVGSVSGLDAVQRPDGTFYAAVKLSINGDVKLPANARAKVSQTSLLGSQHVQLSEPVEEAPQGRLKQGSEIPLAHTARYPTTEEVLSSLGLVVNKGNLGALQDITDEAYAAVAGRAGQFVDFIPRLAELTQSLDKQTTDIIGAMDGLNRFASILAKSKDGLGRTLDTLPGAIRVLNDNRKNIVDAFTALRKLAVVGAKVMAATKDDFAADFKDLFPVIKALNDNADDFIHDQDLLATFPFSNKYFKNAVRGDYLNVYVTFDLTLRRLGETFFATSGGLDPNMRHLDEVINPPDFLLGALANLSGQAADPFKVPPGTATQHGGVKP; encoded by the coding sequence ATGAGGGCGGTTGTGAAGGTCCTGGCAATCGGGTCGAGTGCCGTGGTGCTCGCCGGTTGCCAGTTCGGTGGCCTGAACTCGCTGGACATGCCCGGTACCCAGGGCCACGGCGCCGGCTCCTACACCATCACGGTGCAGTTGCCCGACGTCGCGACGTTGCCGCAGAACTCGCCGGTGATGGTCAACGACGTCACCGTCGGCAGCGTGTCGGGCCTGGACGCGGTCCAGCGTCCTGACGGCACGTTCTATGCCGCGGTGAAACTGTCGATCAACGGCGATGTGAAGCTGCCGGCGAACGCGCGGGCGAAGGTCTCCCAGACCTCGCTGCTGGGCTCGCAGCACGTGCAGCTGTCGGAACCCGTCGAGGAAGCGCCGCAAGGCCGGCTCAAGCAGGGCTCAGAGATTCCGCTGGCCCACACCGCCCGGTACCCGACCACCGAAGAGGTGTTGTCGTCGCTGGGCCTGGTGGTGAACAAAGGCAATCTCGGTGCGCTGCAGGACATCACCGATGAGGCCTATGCCGCCGTCGCGGGCCGGGCCGGGCAGTTCGTCGACTTCATCCCACGACTGGCCGAGCTCACCCAGTCCCTGGACAAGCAGACCACCGACATCATCGGGGCCATGGATGGGCTGAACCGCTTCGCCTCGATCCTGGCCAAGAGCAAGGACGGCCTGGGCCGCACGCTCGACACCCTGCCCGGGGCGATCAGAGTCCTCAACGACAACCGCAAGAACATCGTGGATGCGTTTACCGCGCTGCGGAAGCTCGCGGTCGTCGGTGCCAAGGTCATGGCCGCGACCAAGGATGACTTCGCGGCCGACTTCAAGGACCTCTTTCCGGTCATCAAAGCGCTCAACGACAACGCCGACGACTTCATCCACGACCAGGATCTGCTGGCGACGTTCCCGTTCTCCAACAAGTACTTCAAGAACGCGGTGCGCGGTGACTACCTGAACGTGTACGTGACGTTCGACCTGACGCTGCGCCGCCTCGGTGAGACCTTCTTTGCGACCTCGGGGGGTCTCGACCCGAACATGAGGCACCTGGACGAAGTGATCAACCCGCCGGACTTCCTGTTGGGCGCACTGGCCAACCTGTCCGGACAGGCCGCTGATCCGTTCAAGGTTCCGCCCGGCACAGCGACGCAACATGGAGGGGTGAAGCCGTAA
- a CDS encoding alpha,alpha-trehalose-phosphate synthase (UDP-forming) codes for MVANRLPVDMERLPDGSVTWKRSPGGLVTALEPLLRKQRGAWIGWPGVADSDEDPIVQDELTMCPVSMSADEIADYYEGFSNATLWPLYHDVIVKPIYHRHWWDAYVAVNRRFAEATARTAAKGATVWVQDYQLQLVPKMLRELRPDLTIGFFLHIPFPPVELFMQMPWRTEIIEGLLGADLVGFHLPGGAQNFLVLARRLLDANTSRHTIGVRSRLGEVSHDGRTVKVGAFPISIDSAALDAQARSRTIRQRARQIRDELGNPRKIMLGVDRLDYTKGIDVRLRAFSELLAEGRANRHDTVLVQLATPSRERVDSYKVMREDIERQVGHINGEYSEVGHAVVHYMHRAIGREELIAFFVAADVMLVTPLRDGMNLVAKEYVACRSDLGGALVLSEFTGAAEELRQAYLTNPHHLDGVKDAIAEALTQSPEEGRRRMRALRRQVLAHDVDRWARAFLDALAHTRH; via the coding sequence GTGGTCGCCAACCGGCTGCCCGTCGACATGGAACGGCTCCCCGACGGTTCGGTCACCTGGAAACGCAGCCCAGGCGGCCTCGTCACCGCGCTGGAGCCGCTGCTGCGCAAGCAGCGCGGCGCCTGGATCGGCTGGCCCGGCGTCGCCGACAGCGACGAAGATCCGATCGTCCAGGACGAGCTCACGATGTGTCCGGTCAGCATGTCGGCCGACGAGATCGCCGACTACTACGAGGGCTTCTCCAACGCGACGCTGTGGCCGCTGTACCACGACGTCATCGTCAAACCCATCTACCACCGGCACTGGTGGGACGCCTACGTCGCAGTCAACCGGCGCTTCGCCGAGGCCACGGCCCGCACCGCGGCCAAGGGCGCGACCGTCTGGGTGCAGGACTACCAGCTGCAACTGGTCCCCAAGATGCTCCGGGAGCTGCGTCCTGATCTGACCATCGGCTTCTTCCTGCACATCCCGTTCCCGCCCGTCGAGCTGTTCATGCAGATGCCGTGGCGCACCGAGATCATCGAAGGCCTGCTCGGCGCCGACCTGGTGGGCTTCCACCTGCCCGGCGGCGCGCAGAACTTCCTGGTGCTGGCCCGTCGACTGCTCGACGCCAACACATCGCGTCACACCATCGGTGTCCGGTCCCGGCTCGGCGAGGTGAGCCACGACGGCCGCACGGTCAAGGTCGGCGCGTTCCCCATCTCGATCGACTCGGCGGCGCTGGACGCCCAGGCCCGCAGTCGCACCATCCGGCAGCGTGCCCGTCAGATCCGCGATGAGCTGGGCAACCCGCGCAAGATCATGCTGGGCGTGGACCGGCTGGACTACACCAAGGGCATCGACGTGCGGCTGCGCGCGTTCTCGGAGCTGCTCGCCGAAGGCCGGGCCAACCGGCACGACACCGTGCTGGTGCAGCTGGCCACTCCGAGCCGGGAGCGCGTGGACAGTTACAAGGTCATGCGGGAGGACATCGAGCGCCAGGTCGGGCACATCAACGGCGAGTACAGCGAGGTCGGTCACGCGGTGGTGCACTACATGCACCGGGCGATCGGCCGCGAGGAACTCATCGCGTTCTTCGTCGCGGCCGACGTGATGCTGGTGACGCCGCTGCGCGACGGCATGAACCTGGTGGCCAAGGAGTACGTGGCATGCCGCAGCGACCTCGGCGGCGCCCTCGTGCTCAGCGAATTCACCGGCGCCGCAGAGGAATTGCGACAGGCGTACCTGACCAACCCGCATCACCTGGACGGGGTCAAGGACGCCATTGCCGAAGCCCTGACCCAGTCCCCCGAAGAGGGACGACGCCGCATGCGCGCGCTGCGTCGGCAGGTGCTGGCCCATGACGTCGACCGCTGGGCCCGGGCGTTCCTCGACGCGCTGGCGCATACCCGCCACTGA
- a CDS encoding intersectin-EH binding protein Ibp1, with amino-acid sequence MSIPIHRRLLVAGGFAVATAAAPAVLALSGPASPALLGETNCPPGMTANPVSGSCFASGNDQAPGPVEAAPNQLGQVDGIPCTGHNTGECIGLSEEQVPEVHPHSSVSSSP; translated from the coding sequence ATGAGCATCCCGATCCATCGACGTCTCCTGGTCGCCGGCGGCTTCGCCGTCGCGACGGCCGCCGCGCCCGCCGTACTCGCGCTGAGCGGCCCCGCGTCCCCCGCACTACTCGGCGAAACCAACTGCCCGCCCGGTATGACGGCGAACCCTGTCAGCGGGTCCTGTTTCGCGAGCGGCAACGACCAGGCACCCGGCCCTGTCGAAGCGGCACCCAACCAGCTTGGCCAGGTCGACGGCATCCCGTGCACCGGCCACAACACCGGCGAATGCATCGGCCTCTCGGAAGAACAGGTGCCCGAGGTGCACCCACACTCGTCGGTGAGTTCCAGCCCGTAA
- a CDS encoding MCE family protein: MKNLKSRGAIIALVVALVALVAGGAYLLWPPRGGHKVVAYFTNAVGLYAGDDVRVLGVPVGTIDSVEPQPNSVKVSITVQDGVKIPVDARAIIISPNLVAARFVQFTPAYSGGAVLADGAEVPLSRTGVPVEWDDVKKQLTQLSAQLGPQDGAPQGPLGAFINQAADTLDGNGDSFRSALRELSQTAGRLGDSRGDLFGTIKNLQILVNALSNSNEQIVQFTDHVASVSQVLAESSAGLDQTLGALNQALVDVKGLLKDNNTALIDQVGKLAEFTQMLTDNSDNIEQVLHITPNGLANFYNIYNPAQGSLDGLLSLPNFANPVQFLCGGNFDVGASPDNYKRAEICRQRMAPVLRRIAMNYPPVLFHPINSITAYKGQIIYDTPQTEAKAQTPVPYLQWNAAPGVIPPKVQPDGTLSDLILPPPAVPGQISPATPPVGPGPAPLNGSGPLPGPAPAPAAPVGAPLPAEAGGGN, from the coding sequence ATGAAGAACCTGAAGTCGCGCGGCGCGATTATCGCCCTAGTGGTCGCACTGGTGGCGCTCGTCGCCGGCGGTGCCTACCTGCTATGGCCGCCGCGTGGCGGCCACAAGGTGGTCGCCTACTTCACCAACGCCGTCGGCCTGTACGCCGGTGACGATGTGCGGGTGCTCGGGGTGCCGGTGGGCACCATCGATTCGGTTGAGCCGCAGCCGAATTCGGTCAAGGTCAGCATCACGGTGCAGGACGGCGTGAAGATCCCAGTCGATGCCCGGGCGATCATCATCTCGCCGAACCTGGTGGCCGCTCGGTTCGTGCAGTTCACCCCGGCCTACAGCGGTGGCGCGGTGCTGGCCGACGGCGCCGAGGTGCCGCTGAGCCGGACCGGTGTCCCGGTCGAGTGGGACGACGTGAAGAAGCAGCTGACCCAGCTCAGCGCGCAGCTCGGTCCGCAGGACGGTGCGCCGCAGGGCCCGCTCGGTGCCTTCATTAACCAGGCCGCCGACACCCTGGACGGCAACGGCGACTCGTTCCGCAGTGCCTTGCGCGAACTGTCGCAAACCGCTGGGCGCCTTGGTGATTCGCGTGGCGACTTGTTCGGCACCATCAAGAACCTGCAAATCTTGGTCAACGCGCTGTCGAACAGCAACGAGCAGATCGTGCAGTTCACCGACCACGTGGCTTCTGTCTCTCAGGTGCTGGCCGAGAGCTCGGCCGGATTGGACCAGACCCTCGGCGCTCTGAACCAGGCCCTGGTCGACGTCAAGGGCCTGCTGAAAGACAACAACACGGCCCTGATCGATCAGGTCGGCAAGCTGGCCGAGTTCACGCAGATGCTGACCGACAACAGCGACAACATCGAGCAGGTTCTGCATATCACACCGAACGGTCTGGCCAACTTCTACAACATCTACAACCCGGCGCAGGGTTCCCTGGACGGTCTGCTGTCACTGCCGAACTTCGCGAACCCGGTGCAGTTCCTGTGCGGCGGCAACTTCGACGTCGGAGCCTCGCCGGACAACTACAAGCGCGCGGAAATCTGCCGTCAGCGCATGGCTCCCGTGCTGCGCCGGATCGCGATGAACTACCCGCCGGTGCTGTTCCACCCGATCAACAGCATCACGGCGTACAAGGGGCAAATCATCTACGACACCCCGCAGACCGAGGCCAAGGCGCAGACTCCGGTGCCGTACCTGCAGTGGAATGCCGCACCCGGCGTCATCCCGCCGAAGGTCCAGCCGGACGGGACGCTCAGCGACCTGATCCTGCCGCCGCCGGCCGTCCCGGGCCAGATTTCGCCGGCCACGCCGCCGGTGGGACCGGGCCCGGCGCCGCTGAACGGTTCGGGTCCGCTGCCCGGCCCCGCCCCGGCGCCCGCCGCGCCCGTGGGTGCTCCGCTGCCCGCTGAAGCTGGAGGTGGCAACTGA
- a CDS encoding SDR family oxidoreductase: MQFSVQGWLTDRTVLITGGGSGIGKAIAQGVVAAGGNALIVGRTEATLQSAVDEISAAGGPGAIRFQTADVTNEDDVAAAVATAAAWNGKLSGAVHCAGGSLTVGPVTHLDSEMWRQTVDLNVNGSMYVVKHTAREMVRGGGGSFVGISSIAASNTHRWFGPYGVTKSALDHLVQLAADELGASWVRANSIRPGLIRTDLVAASIFEFEPLREDYRQCTPLPRAGEVEDVANLALFLLSDASQWITGQLINVDGGQKLRRGPDFSAMMEPMFGADAMRGVFAD, translated from the coding sequence GTGCAATTTTCAGTCCAGGGTTGGCTGACGGACCGGACGGTGTTGATCACCGGCGGTGGCAGCGGCATCGGTAAGGCCATCGCCCAGGGCGTCGTGGCCGCCGGCGGCAACGCGCTCATCGTCGGCCGTACCGAGGCCACGTTGCAGTCCGCCGTCGATGAGATCTCCGCGGCCGGGGGACCGGGCGCCATTCGCTTCCAGACCGCCGATGTCACCAACGAGGACGACGTCGCCGCCGCTGTCGCGACCGCCGCCGCGTGGAACGGCAAGCTCTCCGGCGCCGTGCACTGTGCCGGTGGCTCGCTGACCGTCGGGCCCGTCACGCACCTGGATTCGGAGATGTGGCGCCAGACCGTCGACCTGAACGTCAACGGCAGCATGTACGTCGTCAAGCACACCGCGCGGGAAATGGTGCGGGGTGGCGGCGGTTCGTTCGTCGGCATCTCGTCGATCGCGGCGAGCAACACCCACCGCTGGTTCGGGCCGTACGGCGTCACCAAGTCCGCGCTCGATCACCTGGTCCAGCTGGCGGCCGACGAGCTCGGCGCCTCGTGGGTGCGCGCCAACAGCATCCGCCCCGGGCTGATCCGCACCGATCTCGTGGCGGCCAGCATCTTCGAATTCGAGCCGCTGCGGGAGGATTACCGGCAGTGCACGCCGCTGCCCCGGGCCGGCGAGGTCGAGGACGTCGCCAACCTGGCGCTGTTCCTGCTCAGCGATGCATCGCAGTGGATCACCGGCCAGCTGATCAACGTCGACGGCGGCCAGAAGCTGCGCCGCGGCCCGGACTTCTCGGCCATGATGGAGCCGATGTTCGGCGCCGACGCCATGCGCGGGGTGTTCGCCGACTAG
- a CDS encoding MCE family protein yields the protein MLTRLARFQLAIFGVVTVICLALITTSYLHLPAAVGLGAYNVDAKFVVGGGIYQNANVTYRGVTIGRVMNVGLTDTGVTAQMRLNTDSPVPDNVTATVKSVSAIGEQYIDLVPPADPSKNMLKNGATIGVDRTAVGQDIVDLLNQAQSLVSSISNTRLQDLLRESFKAFNGSGPELARMIQSSRLLVDEANANTNEIDKLIDQAGPLLKAQVRAGADIKTMASSLAALTGEAAQAAPQLRAVLKTVPGAVQTVNETFDGIRPTFPMLAANLANFGRIGVIYHKSIEQALVIFPALIAALLTDAGGVPIDEGAKLDFKISLGQPACSTGFIPAPENRTPADTTVRDLPKDLYCKTAQSDPSTVRGARNYPCMEYPGKRAPTVQLCRDPRGYVPIGSNPWRGPPVPYDTPVNDPRNITPPNRFPMIPPGADYDPGPPSVQLPPGVPAGPGPAPNAPFPLPYPPSDRGPQPLPWPFFAPPDQVTPPYAINNPPAPGPDGQPQASGPKGPQSTTYDANSGVFADPAGGTGVFNAGSNNGDAGESWVDLMKDPRQV from the coding sequence TTGTTGACCCGTCTTGCGCGTTTCCAGCTGGCGATCTTCGGTGTCGTCACCGTCATCTGCCTCGCCCTGATCACGACGTCCTACCTGCACCTGCCGGCAGCAGTCGGCCTGGGGGCCTACAACGTGGACGCCAAGTTCGTCGTCGGCGGCGGCATCTACCAGAACGCCAACGTCACCTATCGGGGCGTGACGATCGGCCGGGTCATGAACGTCGGTCTGACCGACACCGGCGTAACGGCTCAGATGCGGCTGAACACCGACAGCCCGGTGCCGGACAATGTCACGGCCACGGTCAAGAGCGTGTCTGCGATCGGTGAGCAGTACATCGATCTGGTGCCGCCGGCCGACCCCTCGAAGAACATGCTGAAGAACGGCGCCACCATCGGTGTCGACCGGACCGCGGTCGGCCAGGACATCGTGGACCTGCTCAACCAGGCCCAGTCCCTGGTCAGCAGCATCAGCAACACGCGCTTGCAGGACCTGCTCCGCGAGTCGTTCAAGGCGTTCAACGGATCCGGTCCGGAACTGGCGCGCATGATCCAGTCGTCGCGGCTGTTGGTCGATGAGGCCAACGCCAACACGAACGAGATCGACAAGCTGATCGACCAGGCGGGCCCGCTGTTGAAGGCACAGGTTCGTGCCGGTGCCGACATCAAGACCATGGCGAGCAGTCTCGCGGCGCTGACCGGCGAGGCCGCCCAGGCCGCCCCGCAGCTCCGTGCGGTGCTCAAGACCGTCCCGGGCGCTGTTCAGACCGTCAACGAGACGTTCGACGGCATCCGCCCGACGTTCCCGATGCTGGCGGCCAACCTGGCCAACTTTGGCCGGATCGGTGTCATCTACCACAAGTCGATCGAGCAGGCGCTGGTGATCTTCCCGGCGCTGATCGCGGCACTGCTGACCGACGCCGGTGGCGTGCCCATCGACGAAGGCGCGAAGCTGGACTTCAAGATCAGCCTCGGCCAGCCGGCGTGCTCGACGGGCTTCATCCCGGCTCCGGAGAACCGCACGCCGGCCGACACCACCGTGCGCGATCTGCCGAAGGACCTGTACTGCAAGACCGCGCAGAGCGACCCGAGCACCGTCCGCGGTGCCCGCAACTACCCCTGCATGGAGTACCCGGGCAAGCGCGCCCCCACGGTCCAGCTCTGTCGTGACCCCCGCGGTTACGTGCCGATCGGCAGCAACCCGTGGCGCGGTCCGCCAGTGCCGTACGACACCCCCGTCAACGACCCGCGGAACATCACCCCACCGAACCGGTTCCCGATGATTCCGCCGGGTGCCGACTACGACCCGGGCCCGCCGTCGGTGCAGTTGCCGCCGGGCGTGCCCGCTGGGCCGGGACCCGCACCCAACGCGCCGTTCCCGCTGCCGTACCCGCCGAGCGATCGGGGTCCGCAGCCGCTGCCCTGGCCGTTCTTCGCGCCGCCGGATCAGGTGACTCCGCCGTACGCGATCAACAACCCGCCGGCGCCGGGCCCCGACGGGCAGCCTCAGGCGAGCGGACCCAAGGGACCGCAGAGCACGACGTACGATGCGAACAGTGGGGTCTTCGCCGACCCTGCCGGCGGTACGGGAGTGTTCAACGCCGGCTCGAACAATGGTGACGCAGGCGAGTCCTGGGTCGACCTCATGAAGGATCCAAGGCAGGTTTGA
- a CDS encoding sensor histidine kinase, whose translation MAWLRDFALRRRELVAYQYPFTVPIVMYTGTLVVAATAATQRDFTKPWLLLVAVGLVFAPILAFIVGGYKPSTAVSAASVLAGVALLLLCWPPVFLDAAPFLLMFMLGEVFALGPMRIGLASLLASALLLIGASRTGHLSTFVPYLLFFLAIAAMMGHILQLQQRLVIEERARQDVLTEQAAADERRRIAREVHDVIAHSLSVTMLHLTGARRALQEDSDVDEAVDGLLDAERLGRQAMSDIRQTVGLLGARDAAPLRLAPEPGLSDLPDLVTSFADAGLRVESSIEVDPASVTPGIGLALYRVAQESLANVAKHAPSSAARLRLYVEKGAAVLSVDNELPRPVAGATAGAGLPGMRQRIALLDGEFEAGPGPQGWTVQARVPVATATAAHCAMHRIRLSRNEVRHD comes from the coding sequence ATGGCCTGGCTCCGTGACTTCGCGCTGCGTCGGCGCGAGCTCGTGGCCTACCAGTACCCGTTCACGGTCCCCATCGTGATGTACACCGGCACGCTGGTGGTCGCGGCAACCGCCGCGACGCAGCGGGATTTCACCAAGCCGTGGCTGCTGCTCGTCGCCGTCGGGCTCGTGTTCGCGCCGATCCTCGCGTTCATCGTCGGCGGCTACAAGCCGTCGACTGCGGTCAGCGCGGCGTCGGTGCTGGCCGGGGTGGCGCTGCTGTTGTTGTGCTGGCCGCCGGTCTTCCTCGACGCAGCGCCGTTCCTGCTGATGTTCATGCTCGGAGAGGTGTTCGCGCTGGGTCCGATGCGCATCGGCCTCGCGAGTCTGCTCGCCAGCGCGCTGCTGTTGATCGGCGCGTCCCGCACGGGACACCTCAGCACGTTCGTGCCCTACCTGCTGTTCTTCCTGGCCATCGCCGCGATGATGGGGCACATCCTGCAACTGCAACAGCGTCTCGTCATCGAGGAACGTGCCCGTCAGGACGTCCTCACCGAACAGGCCGCAGCCGACGAGCGCCGACGCATCGCCCGCGAAGTGCACGACGTGATCGCCCACTCCTTGTCGGTCACCATGCTGCACCTGACGGGCGCCCGGCGCGCCCTGCAGGAGGACAGCGACGTCGACGAGGCGGTGGACGGCCTGCTCGACGCCGAGCGTCTCGGCCGGCAGGCCATGTCGGACATCCGGCAGACGGTCGGTCTGCTCGGCGCGCGCGACGCCGCCCCGTTGCGGCTGGCCCCCGAACCGGGGTTGTCCGACCTGCCCGATCTGGTGACGAGTTTCGCCGACGCGGGCTTGCGCGTGGAGTCGAGCATCGAGGTCGACCCGGCGTCGGTCACTCCCGGGATCGGTCTGGCGCTGTACCGGGTGGCGCAGGAGTCACTGGCGAACGTCGCCAAGCACGCCCCGTCCTCGGCGGCGCGGCTGCGGCTGTATGTGGAGAAGGGCGCAGCCGTCCTGTCGGTCGACAACGAGCTACCGAGACCCGTGGCCGGCGCAACAGCCGGTGCGGGGCTCCCCGGGATGCGTCAGCGCATCGCGTTGCTCGACGGCGAATTCGAGGCCGGTCCCGGACCGCAGGGGTGGACGGTGCAGGCGCGTGTACCGGTCGCCACGGCAACCGCCGCGCACTGCGCCATGCACCGAATCCGGCTGTCACGCAACGAGGTTCGCCATGACTGA